A portion of the Pagrus major chromosome 8, Pma_NU_1.0 genome contains these proteins:
- the LOC141001684 gene encoding B-cell receptor-associated protein 29-like, which translates to MTLQWTAVAFFLYAEIAVNLILCIPFISAKRWRSVFNLRIWNWLSPYWNKCFFTMIMVLIVLFLDALREVHKYSGPEPMQDAKVNPNVYDHVHMKLFRSQRNLYISGFSLFLWLIMRRVVTLLNQVAVTLETAAGLQAQMDGAVKAAKQHQEDNLMLKQALLDEEKSMLAKNQQLKLEAKKLTNQVKAAEDAVHKSHAEVEAMKRQAKGLAQEYDRLLTEHHQLQNLQSAEDKKDQ; encoded by the exons ATGACTCTGCAGTGGACAGCTGTGGCTTTCTTTCTCTATGCAGAGATTGCAGTCAACCTCATCTTGTGTATACCCTTCATATCAGCAAAGAG ATGGCGTTCGGTTTTCAACTTGAGAATATGGAACTGGTTATCTCCATATTGGAACAAATGCTTCTTCACCATGATCATGGTTCTTATTGTTCTTTTCCTTG ATGCTCTCCGTGAGGTGCACAAGTACTCGGGTCCTGAGCCCATGCAGGATGCCAAGGTGAACCCAAATGTATACGACCACGTCCACATGAAGCTGTTCAGATCCCAGAGGAACCTCTACATCTCtggcttctctctcttcctctggct TATCATGCGTCGGGTTGTCACCTTGCTAAACCAGGTTGCTGTCACCTTGGAGACTGCAGCAGGTCTTCAGGCGCAGATGGACGGTGCTGTCAAAGCAGCCAAGCAGCACCAAGAAGACAACCTGATGCTAAAACAA GCTCTCCTGGACGAGGAAAAATCCATGTTAGCAAAAAACCAGCAACTGAAGCTGGAGGCTAAAAAACTGACAAATCAAGTGAAGGCTGCTGAGGACG ctgTGCACAAGTCTCATGCTGAAGTGGAGGCCATGAAGAGGCAGGCCAAAGGTCTGGCGCAAGAGTACGACAGACTATTGACAGAACACCATCAACTCCAG AATCTCCAGAGCGCTGAAGACAAAAAGGATCAGTAA
- the LOC141001132 gene encoding solute carrier organic anion transporter family member 1C1-like isoform X3 translates to MCSDVFRDLFDRHASFHHWPSHWYFVRSYKIETSVRPSVNSTNSLSPCPESSPESARAGDRPSILPSRGCERESGVSMWIYVFLGNVLRGIGETPVQPLGISYIDDYAQSENAALYIGCVQTISVIGPVFGYLLGSLCAKIYVDIGYVDMETVTIAPDDSRWVGAWWLGYLIAGTITLMSAVPFWFLPKSLPMPLDKHDTSCTPEQTRFIKDSPTMEHKFRPEEPANLHQMAKEFLPTLKCLLGNPVYIIYLCVTIIQFNSLIGMVTYKPKYIEQHYGQSASKANFLMGMINIPAVALGMFSGGVIMKRYKLGIMGAAKFAFGTSLLGYFLSLFFLAMGCENSKVAGITVSYTGVQGLASQEPSLFSDCNSGCLCSRREWDPVCGENGITYVSPCLAGCASATGSGRNTVFNNCRCVALADTQPGNLTATLGQCPRRDSCDKIFPYFLALSVLSSFIISLGGTPGFVLLVRCIKPELKSLALGIHTLATRTLAGIPAPIYFGAIIDTTCLRWGYKMCGGRGACRIYNTAAYRIVYLGLTLGLRTVSFLLCISGFALLKRHVKREEKYALTNGSAELETLRKEENSSVHCEQFIPTSDCNPDRETRL, encoded by the exons ATGTGTAGTGATGTCTTTCGGGACCTTTTTGATCGCCATGCCTCATTTCATCATTGGCCG TCACATTGGTATTTTGTACGCAGCTATAAGATCGAAACATCAGTCAGACCGTCAGTGAATTCAACCAATAGCCTCTCTCCGTGTCCAGAAAGCTCACCTGAGTCCGCCAGGGCAGGTGACAGACCCTCTATACTGCCCTCTAGAG GGTGTGAGCGAGAGTCTGGTGTTTCGATGTGGATCTATGTGTTTTTGGGAAACGTTCTGCGTGGGATCGGAGAGACTCCTGTACAGCCTCTGGGAATCTCTTACATTGACGATTATGCACAATCCGAGAATGCTGCGCTCTATATTG GATGTGTCCAAACCATATCAGTTATCGGTCCTGTCTTTGGATACCTACTGGGGTCGCTGTGTGCCAAGATCTACGTTGACATTGGCTATGTGGACATGG AGACGGTGACTATAGCCCCTGATGATTCCCGCTGGGTGGGGGCATGGTGGCTGGGCTACCTCATCGCTGGTACCATCACCCTCATGTCTGCTGTTCCTTTCTGGTTCCTGCCTAAATCGCTGCCCATGCCCTTGGATAAACACGATACCAGCTGCACTCCAGAGCAAACCAGGTTCATCAAAGATTCTCCAACCATGGAGCACAAATTCAGACCTGAGGAGCCTGCTAATTTACATCAGATGGCCAAAG AATTCCTGCCCACACTGAAGTGTCTCCTTGGAAATCCTGTGTACATCATCTACTTATGCGTGACCATCATTCAGTTCAACTCCCTCATCGGGATGGTCACCTACAAACCTAAATACATTGAGCAACACTACGGCCAGTCGGCATCAAAAGCCAATTTTCTCATGG GCATGATCAACATCCCGGCTGTGGCTCTGGGGATGTTCTCCGGAGGGGTCATCATGAAGAGGTACAAGCTGGGTATCATGGGAGCAGCTAAGTTTGCCTTTGGGACCTCCCTGCTGGGCTACTTCCTGTCGCTCTTTTTCTTAGCTATGGGCTGTGAGAACTCCAAGGTAGCAGGCATCACAGTTTCATACACCGG AGTGCAAGGCTTGGCTTCTCAGGAGCCGTCTCTCTTCTCCGACTGTAATTCGGGTTGCTTGTGCTCGAGAAGGGAGTGGGATCCAGTGTGTGGAGAGAACGGGATCACCTACGTGTCCCCGTGCTTGGCGGGATGCGCCTCTGCCACTGGCTCTGGCAGAAATACG GTGTTTAACAATTGCAGGTGTGTAGCGCTGGCTGATACACAACCAGGCAACCTGACAGCCACCCTGGGCCAGTGTCCGCGCAGAGACAGCTGTGACAAAATCTTTCCTTACTTCCTGGCTCTGTCCGTCCTCAGCTCCTTCATCATATCTCTGGGAGGAACACCTGGCTTTGTGCTGCTTGTCAG GTGCATTAAGCCTGAGCTGAAGTCACTTGCTCTTGGAATCCACACGCTGGCCACACGCACCCTCG CTGGAATACCCGCCCCTATATACTTTGGAGCCATAATTGACACGACATGTCTCAGATGGGGATACAAGatgtgtggaggaagaggagcatgCAGGATATATAACACCGCAGCTTACAG GATCGTGTACCTGGGCCTTACACTAGGTTTGAGGACGGTCTCCTTCCTCCTTTGTATTTCAGGCTTTGCTCTACTCAAAAGACATGTAAAGAGGGAGGAGAAGTACGCTCTGACCAATGGCAGTGCAGAGCTGGAGACGCTAAGGAAAGAGGAGAACAGCTCCGTCCACTGTGAGCAGTTTATACCGACCTCGGACTGCAATCCTGACAGAGAGACTCGCTTGTGA
- the LOC141001132 gene encoding solute carrier organic anion transporter family member 1C1-like isoform X1, protein MKKMDNSAAGSWTLDNKPTSSAVKNSCHPNLKMFLAALSFAYFAKALSGSYMKSTITQLERRFDIPSYLIGVIDGSFEIGNLLVIAFVSYFGAKLHRPKIIAIGCVVMSFGTFLIAMPHFIIGRYKIETSVRPSVNSTNSLSPCPESSPESARAGDRPSILPSRGCERESGVSMWIYVFLGNVLRGIGETPVQPLGISYIDDYAQSENAALYIGCVQTISVIGPVFGYLLGSLCAKIYVDIGYVDMETVTIAPDDSRWVGAWWLGYLIAGTITLMSAVPFWFLPKSLPMPLDKHDTSCTPEQTRFIKDSPTMEHKFRPEEPANLHQMAKEFLPTLKCLLGNPVYIIYLCVTIIQFNSLIGMVTYKPKYIEQHYGQSASKANFLMGMINIPAVALGMFSGGVIMKRYKLGIMGAAKFAFGTSLLGYFLSLFFLAMGCENSKVAGITVSYTGVQGLASQEPSLFSDCNSGCLCSRREWDPVCGENGITYVSPCLAGCASATGSGRNTVFNNCRCVALADTQPGNLTATLGQCPRRDSCDKIFPYFLALSVLSSFIISLGGTPGFVLLVRCIKPELKSLALGIHTLATRTLAGIPAPIYFGAIIDTTCLRWGYKMCGGRGACRIYNTAAYRIVYLGLTLGLRTVSFLLCISGFALLKRHVKREEKYALTNGSAELETLRKEENSSVHCEQFIPTSDCNPDRETRL, encoded by the exons ATGAAGAAGATGGACAACTCAGCCGCTGGCAGCTGGACGCTTGACAACAAACCTACCTCCTCCGCAGTGAAGAACTCCTGCCACCCCAATCTGAAG aTGTTTCTTGCCGCCTTGTCCTTTGCCTACTTTGCCAAGGCTTTATCTGGCAGCTACATGAAGAGCACAATTACACAACTAGAGAGGCGATTTGACATCCCCAGTTACTTGATCGGCGTCATAGACGGGAGCTTTGAAATAG GGAATTTATTGGTGATTGCCTTTGTGAGCTATTTCGGTGCCAAACTCCACCGACCAAAGATCATAGCAATCGGATGTGTAGTGATGTCTTTCGGGACCTTTTTGATCGCCATGCCTCATTTCATCATTGGCCG CTATAAGATCGAAACATCAGTCAGACCGTCAGTGAATTCAACCAATAGCCTCTCTCCGTGTCCAGAAAGCTCACCTGAGTCCGCCAGGGCAGGTGACAGACCCTCTATACTGCCCTCTAGAG GGTGTGAGCGAGAGTCTGGTGTTTCGATGTGGATCTATGTGTTTTTGGGAAACGTTCTGCGTGGGATCGGAGAGACTCCTGTACAGCCTCTGGGAATCTCTTACATTGACGATTATGCACAATCCGAGAATGCTGCGCTCTATATTG GATGTGTCCAAACCATATCAGTTATCGGTCCTGTCTTTGGATACCTACTGGGGTCGCTGTGTGCCAAGATCTACGTTGACATTGGCTATGTGGACATGG AGACGGTGACTATAGCCCCTGATGATTCCCGCTGGGTGGGGGCATGGTGGCTGGGCTACCTCATCGCTGGTACCATCACCCTCATGTCTGCTGTTCCTTTCTGGTTCCTGCCTAAATCGCTGCCCATGCCCTTGGATAAACACGATACCAGCTGCACTCCAGAGCAAACCAGGTTCATCAAAGATTCTCCAACCATGGAGCACAAATTCAGACCTGAGGAGCCTGCTAATTTACATCAGATGGCCAAAG AATTCCTGCCCACACTGAAGTGTCTCCTTGGAAATCCTGTGTACATCATCTACTTATGCGTGACCATCATTCAGTTCAACTCCCTCATCGGGATGGTCACCTACAAACCTAAATACATTGAGCAACACTACGGCCAGTCGGCATCAAAAGCCAATTTTCTCATGG GCATGATCAACATCCCGGCTGTGGCTCTGGGGATGTTCTCCGGAGGGGTCATCATGAAGAGGTACAAGCTGGGTATCATGGGAGCAGCTAAGTTTGCCTTTGGGACCTCCCTGCTGGGCTACTTCCTGTCGCTCTTTTTCTTAGCTATGGGCTGTGAGAACTCCAAGGTAGCAGGCATCACAGTTTCATACACCGG AGTGCAAGGCTTGGCTTCTCAGGAGCCGTCTCTCTTCTCCGACTGTAATTCGGGTTGCTTGTGCTCGAGAAGGGAGTGGGATCCAGTGTGTGGAGAGAACGGGATCACCTACGTGTCCCCGTGCTTGGCGGGATGCGCCTCTGCCACTGGCTCTGGCAGAAATACG GTGTTTAACAATTGCAGGTGTGTAGCGCTGGCTGATACACAACCAGGCAACCTGACAGCCACCCTGGGCCAGTGTCCGCGCAGAGACAGCTGTGACAAAATCTTTCCTTACTTCCTGGCTCTGTCCGTCCTCAGCTCCTTCATCATATCTCTGGGAGGAACACCTGGCTTTGTGCTGCTTGTCAG GTGCATTAAGCCTGAGCTGAAGTCACTTGCTCTTGGAATCCACACGCTGGCCACACGCACCCTCG CTGGAATACCCGCCCCTATATACTTTGGAGCCATAATTGACACGACATGTCTCAGATGGGGATACAAGatgtgtggaggaagaggagcatgCAGGATATATAACACCGCAGCTTACAG GATCGTGTACCTGGGCCTTACACTAGGTTTGAGGACGGTCTCCTTCCTCCTTTGTATTTCAGGCTTTGCTCTACTCAAAAGACATGTAAAGAGGGAGGAGAAGTACGCTCTGACCAATGGCAGTGCAGAGCTGGAGACGCTAAGGAAAGAGGAGAACAGCTCCGTCCACTGTGAGCAGTTTATACCGACCTCGGACTGCAATCCTGACAGAGAGACTCGCTTGTGA
- the LOC141001132 gene encoding solute carrier organic anion transporter family member 1C1-like isoform X2 — MKKMDNSAAGSWTLDNKPTSSAVKNSCHPNLKMFLAALSFAYFAKALSGSYMKSTITQLERRFDIPSYLIGVIDGSFEIGNLLVIAFVSYFGAKLHRPKIIAIGCVVMSFGTFLIAMPHFIIGRYKIETSVRPSVNSTNSLSPCPESSPESARAGDRPSILPSRGCERESGVSMWIYVFLGNVLRGIGETPVQPLGISYIDDYAQSENAALYIGCVQTISVIGPVFGYLLGSLCAKIYVDIGYVDMETVTIAPDDSRWVGAWWLGYLIAGTITLMSAVPFWFLPKSLPMPLDKHDTSCTPEQTRFIKDSPTMEHKFRPEEPANLHQMAKEFLPTLKCLLGNPVYIIYLCVTIIQFNSLIGMVTYKPKYIEQHYGQSASKANFLMGMINIPAVALGMFSGGVIMKRYKLGIMGAAKFAFGTSLLGYFLSLFFLAMGCENSKVAGITVSYTGVQGLASQEPSLFSDCNSGCLCSRREWDPVCGENGITYVSPCLAGCASATGSGRNTVFNNCRCVALADTQPGNLTATLGQCPRRDSCDKIFPYFLALSVLSSFIISLGGTPGFVLLVRCIKPELKSLALGIHTLATRTLAGIPAPIYFGAIIDTTCLRWGYKMCGGRGACRIYNTAAYRLCSTQKTCKEGGEVRSDQWQCRAGDAKERGEQLRPL, encoded by the exons ATGAAGAAGATGGACAACTCAGCCGCTGGCAGCTGGACGCTTGACAACAAACCTACCTCCTCCGCAGTGAAGAACTCCTGCCACCCCAATCTGAAG aTGTTTCTTGCCGCCTTGTCCTTTGCCTACTTTGCCAAGGCTTTATCTGGCAGCTACATGAAGAGCACAATTACACAACTAGAGAGGCGATTTGACATCCCCAGTTACTTGATCGGCGTCATAGACGGGAGCTTTGAAATAG GGAATTTATTGGTGATTGCCTTTGTGAGCTATTTCGGTGCCAAACTCCACCGACCAAAGATCATAGCAATCGGATGTGTAGTGATGTCTTTCGGGACCTTTTTGATCGCCATGCCTCATTTCATCATTGGCCG CTATAAGATCGAAACATCAGTCAGACCGTCAGTGAATTCAACCAATAGCCTCTCTCCGTGTCCAGAAAGCTCACCTGAGTCCGCCAGGGCAGGTGACAGACCCTCTATACTGCCCTCTAGAG GGTGTGAGCGAGAGTCTGGTGTTTCGATGTGGATCTATGTGTTTTTGGGAAACGTTCTGCGTGGGATCGGAGAGACTCCTGTACAGCCTCTGGGAATCTCTTACATTGACGATTATGCACAATCCGAGAATGCTGCGCTCTATATTG GATGTGTCCAAACCATATCAGTTATCGGTCCTGTCTTTGGATACCTACTGGGGTCGCTGTGTGCCAAGATCTACGTTGACATTGGCTATGTGGACATGG AGACGGTGACTATAGCCCCTGATGATTCCCGCTGGGTGGGGGCATGGTGGCTGGGCTACCTCATCGCTGGTACCATCACCCTCATGTCTGCTGTTCCTTTCTGGTTCCTGCCTAAATCGCTGCCCATGCCCTTGGATAAACACGATACCAGCTGCACTCCAGAGCAAACCAGGTTCATCAAAGATTCTCCAACCATGGAGCACAAATTCAGACCTGAGGAGCCTGCTAATTTACATCAGATGGCCAAAG AATTCCTGCCCACACTGAAGTGTCTCCTTGGAAATCCTGTGTACATCATCTACTTATGCGTGACCATCATTCAGTTCAACTCCCTCATCGGGATGGTCACCTACAAACCTAAATACATTGAGCAACACTACGGCCAGTCGGCATCAAAAGCCAATTTTCTCATGG GCATGATCAACATCCCGGCTGTGGCTCTGGGGATGTTCTCCGGAGGGGTCATCATGAAGAGGTACAAGCTGGGTATCATGGGAGCAGCTAAGTTTGCCTTTGGGACCTCCCTGCTGGGCTACTTCCTGTCGCTCTTTTTCTTAGCTATGGGCTGTGAGAACTCCAAGGTAGCAGGCATCACAGTTTCATACACCGG AGTGCAAGGCTTGGCTTCTCAGGAGCCGTCTCTCTTCTCCGACTGTAATTCGGGTTGCTTGTGCTCGAGAAGGGAGTGGGATCCAGTGTGTGGAGAGAACGGGATCACCTACGTGTCCCCGTGCTTGGCGGGATGCGCCTCTGCCACTGGCTCTGGCAGAAATACG GTGTTTAACAATTGCAGGTGTGTAGCGCTGGCTGATACACAACCAGGCAACCTGACAGCCACCCTGGGCCAGTGTCCGCGCAGAGACAGCTGTGACAAAATCTTTCCTTACTTCCTGGCTCTGTCCGTCCTCAGCTCCTTCATCATATCTCTGGGAGGAACACCTGGCTTTGTGCTGCTTGTCAG GTGCATTAAGCCTGAGCTGAAGTCACTTGCTCTTGGAATCCACACGCTGGCCACACGCACCCTCG CTGGAATACCCGCCCCTATATACTTTGGAGCCATAATTGACACGACATGTCTCAGATGGGGATACAAGatgtgtggaggaagaggagcatgCAGGATATATAACACCGCAGCTTACAG GCTTTGCTCTACTCAAAAGACATGTAAAGAGGGAGGAGAAGTACGCTCTGACCAATGGCAGTGCAGAGCTGGAGACGCTAAGGAAAGAGGAGAACAGCTCCGTCCACTGTGA